From Pseudomonadota bacterium, the proteins below share one genomic window:
- a CDS encoding PDZ domain-containing protein — protein sequence MLRTRLLTLAIAFAISGGGVAFVRGETAHANDRVAALTSALGAQSDALRRVEQALAREVEARRQLAATLATLRERPPSPTPAKLANPAAYETASSPGNAALARDEAAHVRQSLTRIAADRDLQTWQRRRDAFLASPEGFRLDVLNPLRAELGDDTYARYLSTLGRSTAVAVGALPEGSEVAAAGLRGGDQLTHYDGQRVFHLHELHALSVQGERGEYVHVQLLRDGETVYLVIPRGPLGTSPVHTLG from the coding sequence ATGCTACGAACCCGTCTACTAACGCTGGCGATAGCCTTTGCGATCAGCGGGGGTGGCGTCGCCTTCGTTCGGGGCGAGACCGCCCACGCCAACGATCGTGTGGCGGCACTCACAAGCGCCCTGGGGGCCCAGAGCGACGCCCTGCGCAGGGTCGAGCAGGCACTGGCGCGCGAGGTCGAGGCGAGGCGGCAGCTGGCAGCCACGCTGGCGACCTTGCGCGAGCGGCCACCTTCTCCAACCCCGGCGAAGCTCGCCAACCCGGCCGCCTACGAGACGGCGTCCAGCCCTGGTAACGCTGCCCTCGCCCGCGACGAAGCAGCCCACGTCCGCCAGTCGCTGACGCGCATCGCGGCCGATCGCGATCTGCAGACCTGGCAGCGGCGCCGCGACGCCTTCCTCGCCTCGCCCGAGGGATTCCGCCTTGACGTCCTCAACCCCCTGCGCGCCGAGCTCGGGGACGACACCTACGCCCGCTACCTGAGCACCCTCGGGCGCAGCACGGCCGTGGCCGTAGGCGCCCTACCCGAGGGCAGTGAGGTCGCGGCGGCGGGCCTGCGAGGCGGCGATCAGCTGACCCACTACGATGGCCAACGGGTGTTCCACCTCCACGAGCTGCACGCCCTGAGCGTGCAGGGCGAGCGCGGAGAGTACGTCCACGTGCAATTGCTGCGCGACGGCGAGACGGTGTACCTGGTGATCCCCCGCGGTCCGCTCGGCACTTCGCCGGTCCACACGCTGGGCTGA